TGGAGGTCGCGGAACTGGCGGTTCGCCTGGTAATCCCGGTGCTCGGCCACCCAGCGCCGCTTGATAAGACCGAGCGAGAGCTCCATGACCAGCCGATCGCCGTCTTGGATGCTGCCGTGGCGCTCGATGAGGCGTACCCGCATCCAGGGGGGGATCAGCCGCTCGAAAGCCCCCTTGCGGGCATGCCAGGCGAACGCGGTGGCTGTCGGAACCTCGAGCGTGGTGCTCGCTTCGAACCTGGGCATGACGCCTCCCTTTTCTCCACGTGCCCGGAGTCTAAAGATCGTGGACGGCGTTGTCAATATCTTGTCCATTACAAGCATTTGACAAGCGCTGCGCCCTCGGGTATGAAGGACCCAGGAGGCGCCCATGAAAGATCCCGGCAAGTACCAGATCAAGGCCGTTTGCCGCCTGACGGGGCTCAGCCCCGACGTCATCCGTGCCTGGGAGCGGCGGTATGCCGCGATCGCCCCGGTTCGCGCCGAACGCAACCTCCGCCTGTACAGCGAGGGCGACGTGGCGCGTCTCCTGTTGCTCAAGCAAGCGACGGCCGCAGGTCATGCCATTGGCCGGATCGCCTCCCTTTCGGACGCGGATCTCTCGGACCTCGTCGCCACCCCCGAGCCCCTGCCTGTCCAGCCTCAAGGCGTGCTCGCCCAGCGGATCATCGACGCGGTCGATCGGCTCGATTACCTGGCGGCCGATGAAGCGCTGGGGCATGCGGCTCTCGTCCTTCCCCCTGTTCAGCTGATTCACGAGGTCGTGCTGCCGCTCTTGGAGCACGTCGGGAGCCGGTGGTCGCACCGGTCGCTCGGGATTGCCGCCGAGCACCTGGCCACCTCGCTCTTGAGAAGCCTGCTCGGGACGATCCTGCGGACGCGGCATCTCGATCGCCGCCACGCCCCGGTCTTGCTCGGGACCCTGCCCGGTGAATTGCACGAGATGGGCCTGCTCGTGGTGGCCTTGATGGTCGCCTCTTGCGGGGTGCCCGTGTGCTACCTGGGGCCGAACCTGCCCCCATCCGAGCTCGCGCTTGCCGCCAAGCGGATCGGGGCCTTTGCCGTCGGGATCAGCCTCGTCACGCATCCCGACGACGCCCGCCTTTCCGCGCTCGAAACGCTGGCGGGCGCGCTGGAGCCCGGAACGAGGCTTTGGCTGGGAGGCCAGGGAATCTCCACGCTTCCCGCCCGTGCCCTGCCGCGCCAGGCGATCGTCCTGCCGACGCTCTTGGAGGTCGAACGGCACTTGAAGGTGGCAAGCCTCGGCTAGTAGGCCGGCAGGGCGCCTTTTGGCCCGCGCGTCTTCGATCGATTATACTGAGAAGGCATGCTCGTTAGTTTGTCCAGAGGTGTCTATGCGCACGAAATTCTGGCCTCTGCTTTCGATCGTCGCCTTGCTATCGGCGTGCCTTCCTCTCGTCCGCCAAGAACGCCTCATCCAGGCGGACCAAGGCCAGCCCGCGCCCCCTCGGGCCTTGATCGTGAACGCGGATGATCTGGGGATGAGCGACGGCGTCACGGCAGGCATCGTGCAGGCGTGGCGCGAGGGGGTGGTGACCTCCTCGTCGGCGCTGGTCAACGTCGAGGGGGCCGAGGCGCGGCTCGCCCAGGTCCGCCGAGAGCACCCGGGCCTGCCCATCGGCCTGCACCTGAACGTCACGACCGGCCGCCCCGTCTTGCCGCCGAGCGAGGTGCCCACCTTGGTCGATGCCCGCGGACAGTTCTATTCTCGCGACGCGCTCATGGAGCGCGCGCCGGATGTCTCGCTCATAGAGCTAAAGGCCGAGCTTCGCGCCCAGGGCGAGCGGCTGCGATCGCTCGGGGTGCGCTTCGATCACCTGGACTACCACGAAGGCATCATGTTCCTCTACACGCCCTTCTACGGGGTCGTGCGCGAGCTGGCCCGAGAGTGGAAGGTGCCCGTCCGGCATCCGGTCCCCGAGACGGTCTACGGGCGCGTTTCCTTTGCCGGCGGGGGCGGCAATTCCGGGATGATGTGGAGGATGATCGCCTTCGGCATCCTGCATCCCATCAAGGCCTGGCGCATGATGCCCTACATGACCCCGGACGCCTTCAAGCGGCAGGCGACCTTGCTGGTCGAAGAGGGCATCGCAAGTCCCGTCAGCTTCGTCGACGGCTTCTTCGGGGTGGCCAGCGTCGAGAACTTCGTGGGCATGCTGCCGCAGCTTCCGCCCGGGGTGAACGAGGTGGCCGTCCACCCCGGCTACGTGGACGAGCAACTGGAGCATTTGGGCGGCGGCTACGTCAGACAGCGGGAGATCGAGCTTGCCGTCGTGCGCGATCAAGGTGTGAGGCGGGCGATCGAGGCGCAAGGCGTTCGCTTGGTGGACTTCGCCGCTCTTCGGGCGCGGCCTTCGCGCCCTGATTGATTCGAGACGCCTGCCTCAGGGGGTGGGCGAGAGGATGCCGACGCGCTTGCGGGAGCAGGAAGCATCGGGCAGGGCGTCGATCATCCAGCGGGCCAGCGCCTCCATGCTCACCTTGAGGGGCCCTTCGGGCAGATAATCGGCCTGGACCGAGAGGAGTGCCTCGCGGTCGCCCTCCACCAGCTCCGGCGGGCAGACGAGGGTCCAGTCGAGCGCCGAGGCTTCGAGGTGCTCCCATGCCTTGAGGTGGGCCTGGGAACCGGCCCGAAACGCCTCGGGATACCCGGCGCGCTCGAAGCGCAGGCGCGAGGCGTCGAGCTGCA
The nucleotide sequence above comes from bacterium. Encoded proteins:
- a CDS encoding ChbG/HpnK family deacetylase, which translates into the protein MRTKFWPLLSIVALLSACLPLVRQERLIQADQGQPAPPRALIVNADDLGMSDGVTAGIVQAWREGVVTSSSALVNVEGAEARLAQVRREHPGLPIGLHLNVTTGRPVLPPSEVPTLVDARGQFYSRDALMERAPDVSLIELKAELRAQGERLRSLGVRFDHLDYHEGIMFLYTPFYGVVRELAREWKVPVRHPVPETVYGRVSFAGGGGNSGMMWRMIAFGILHPIKAWRMMPYMTPDAFKRQATLLVEEGIASPVSFVDGFFGVASVENFVGMLPQLPPGVNEVAVHPGYVDEQLEHLGGGYVRQREIELAVVRDQGVRRAIEAQGVRLVDFAALRARPSRPD
- a CDS encoding MerR family transcriptional regulator, with protein sequence MKDPGKYQIKAVCRLTGLSPDVIRAWERRYAAIAPVRAERNLRLYSEGDVARLLLLKQATAAGHAIGRIASLSDADLSDLVATPEPLPVQPQGVLAQRIIDAVDRLDYLAADEALGHAALVLPPVQLIHEVVLPLLEHVGSRWSHRSLGIAAEHLATSLLRSLLGTILRTRHLDRRHAPVLLGTLPGELHEMGLLVVALMVASCGVPVCYLGPNLPPSELALAAKRIGAFAVGISLVTHPDDARLSALETLAGALEPGTRLWLGGQGISTLPARALPRQAIVLPTLLEVERHLKVASLG